The Sulfurimonas sp. HSL3-2 genome segment TGAAGTGATCGGGATATTATCACTATGTTTTAAATTTCAAGACGAGATGGATGAGATATTTAAAAACTTGGTAAACACGACAAAAAAAGAGGCAATAACTCTTTTAGACAAAGAGGGTTATGTCATAGCGACAAGTGATAAGTACCATATTCCGTTAGGTTCAAAACTAGAAGTGATCCTAAACGATAAATTTAAAATAGTGACTTTCGGCGGAAGAGACTATCTTGCAAAAAGCCGTAAGACAAACGGTTATCAAGAATTTTACGGACTTGGATGGTATGGACATATCATGGTACCTATCGATAATGCGTTTGAAGATGTGGATAATAACAGTTTTGAGATAGATGAAGACCTTCTGCTTTATATACTTCAAAACGGCAAGCAGTTCAGTGATGCTCTAAAAAACATCCCTATTCAAGCCAGCAGCATCCAAAAAAACCTTAACCGTGCTATCTGGAACGGAAATATCAAACAGGGGAATTCAAAAAATCAGAATAAACAGTTCTCACGTGCTCTTATGCAGGAGATCCGTCAAACAGGAGAGAACACAAAAAGTATCATAGGTTCGTCCATTGCAAATCTTACAAAGACCATCGTACTCGGTGACAGTGTCTTTTATGCCGACTTGATCGTCGATATCATGGATAGAAACCTTTATGAAAGGGCAAACGACTGTAGATGGTGGGCTCTTACTTCTGAGTTTAGAAAGATACTTGACAGCGACAATATTAGTGATAGCGATACACAAAGAATGAGCGATATCCTGCACTATATAAACGAACTTTATACAGTGTACACCAATATCATCATATATGATGCACAAGGAGTCATCAGAGCCGTATCGAACAAGGATGAATCGCACCTCATCAGAAAAAGAATCGGTGAAAAATGGGTAAATGAGACCATCGAACTTTCTGATTCATCCAAGTATTGTGTAAGTGATTTTACGAACAGCAATCTTTATGATGAACAACACACATATATCTATAATGCAGCAATCAAGTCTTTAGATGATCAAAAGACGCTTGGCGGTATCGGCGTAGTCTTCGACTCTCAGATACAGTTTAAGAATATGATCGAAGAAGCTCTTCCAAAAAACAGTGACGGAACTGTCAAAGACGGCGTCTTTGCAACGATCGCGACTAAAGATATGATGGTCATCTCATCTAGTTATGATAAACATCAGGTAGGAAATCACCTTGATATAGACAGCAGCTACTTTGATCTTGATGTCGGAGAGTCAAAAAGCGAGATCATTGTCTATGAAGACAAGTATTACTCATTAGGTGTCAAATGTTCTAAAGGCTACCGTGAATTTAAAGGTCGTGATGACGACTATGTCAACAATGTATATGCTCTGTTTTTCTCATATATCAGCGATGTAAGCGACAGCGTTATCCAAAAAGATGATGAATTTAGAGTACAAAAAGAGATCTCTTTTGAAAGAAGTGACAACACTTTAGATATCGCGACGTTTATGATAGGTAAGCAGTGGCTTGGAGTCGATACAAAAGATGTCGTAGAAGCGGTAAATGTAAGTGAACTGAAATCTACCATTAAAATAGATCCGAACCACCACTTTAAAGGGACACTGATCTATGATGATAAAGCCGTGATGGTAATAGATATCAAAAAATATCTGCAAGAGGAACTAAAAGAGGACTACAAAGAGATCGTCATCATCAAATACGGGACACCTGAGACATATCTGGGCATCTTGGTCAACTGTTTGGAAGATATCTCGGAAGTAAGCGTTACAAATATTAAAATGCTTCAAGATGAGATCGTAGGAGACGGGACACTAGTAGACAGTGTCGTCTTCCCTGATGAAGCTTCATCTTCAAAAGATGTACTTTCGGTACTTTCAGTCGATAAGATCATCAAAAAACTGGTACGTCCTGAACAATCCAGAATGCTGCACAGACAGGTAGCATAAACCCACTCTAAAGGCTTTTCCTTTAGAGCTTCTCCCCCTATCTCAAGACATCAAGAAATAAAAATAAATGCTAATCAGCAAGTTCCTCTTGCGGTTTAGAGAAGAAGTACCCTTGAGAGAAATCAACTCCCAACTCATTTAACACATTGTAGATTGTCTCGTTCTCTACAAACTCCGCTATCGTTTTTATATTCATCTTTTTAGCAAAGTGTAAGATACTCTCAACAGTTGCCAATTGAGACTCGTCTTTATCTATATCTTTGACCAAAGAACCGTCTATCTTTATATAGTCTATATGCAGTTTTGAGAGATAGCTGAAATTCGAGTAACCTGTTCCAAAATCATCTATCGCTATTTTACAGCCGAATGTCTTGACTCTGTTTATAAACTCCGACATCTTTTCAAAACTGTCGATCCCCTCTGATTCGACTATCTCCAAAACTACTCTGTCCCCGCACTTATACTTTTCTAGACTTTCTATCAATTGATTGACTACTTTTGAGGACTCGATATCCTGTAAAGAGAGGTTGATAGAAAACTCATATTCAAGGTCTGCAAACTTTTCAAACGATTTCCTGATCATCACCTCTGTAAGTCTTGTGTAAAGTCTTGATTTTTTCGCATGCTCTAAGAAAAAGTATGGAGACACTATCTTGCCGTCATCCTCTTTTAAACGGATCAGTGATTCATACTTGACTATCTTTTTACTCTTGTTATCTACTATTCCCTGAAAGAACGGCACAAATCTATCATATTTCAGTGCATCTTTAATGTTGGAAATGATCCTTATATTATCTTTTATCTGTTTATCCAGATTATCATTGTCATTATAAAAGACCACGTGTTTGTTTGATGTCTTGTTCTCTTTTAAAGCCATATGCGAAAATTTATATATCTCGCTTTTTCTACCGTATGCTACCCCGCAGGATAGAAATATCGAGACCGTGTCTTCATAAAGTCTGTATTCTGCATTTTCCAGATCCGTTATCATCTTAATGATCATATCTTTATTTTCATCGGCCAGATCATGTTCGCACAGTATCGCAAACTCGTCTCCGCTTATTCTATATACCTGATTACGATGATTTTTTATTCTATTGGCAAACTCTTTTAACACTATATCGCCTGTCTCATATCCGAAATAATCATTGATATCGGAGAAACGGTCAATATTGATAAGGATCAGCGAAGCGTACTCAGTTGGCTTAGTACTTAGTTGGTAAAGAAGAGACGCTCTGTTTTGCAAACCTGTCAGTGTATCTTCAAACTGTCTTTTTATGATCTTATCTTTATTTATCAGATCGGTCACATCAGTTCTAGCGGCAATATATTCCATAATATTGCCCTCATCATCGAGTATTGGCATGATCACAGACTTCACATAGTATGAATGCCCGTCTTTTGCACGGTTTTGGATAGTACCCTGCCATATCTTTTTACTTGTGATATCTCCCCACATCTGTATAAAGACAGAATCATCCATCTCAGGGTGTTTTACAATATTGTGTTTTTTTCCTAAAAGCTCTTCTCTGCTGTATCCCGAGACCTTACAAAATGCATCATTGACATAAGTTATGACCCCCTTCGTATCTGTTTTTGAGACGATGGCACTGTTATCTAATATCTGTTTATATTGATTGAGTTTTACAAGATTAAGATTAAGCGCTTTTTCTGAAATATTTACAAGATTTGTAAGTGATTTAAGCATACACGACTTAGCTTTTCTTTCTTGAAGTTCAGACTTTTTATGCAGACTTTTAGACTCTGAAAGACTAAGTGTCGTCGTAGTGATATTTAAAAGCTGGTTTTTTGTCTTTCCATGATAAAACTCTCCGTAGGTGAAAAAACCGACAGTAGGAGCTATCTCTTCTATCAGACCAAACTCATAGTTCAACTGCTCTTTTATAAACAGCTTTCTCACTGAACATGAGTATATATAAGTGGCTTCAACAGGTGAGGCGATTATGTTATT includes the following:
- a CDS encoding EAL domain-containing protein; this encodes MKLLNYTFDNTADLEQFIQKNIADQKSVLVQVFSGVLDTQKVQSVLDILVKKIPQASIIGASTAGEISGGIIHDNTIQLSFSIFENSALRTIYYPQTTFQTGVDAANQFLKENTKAVIAFSEALKSDSELFLEGFSSVEHNIPIAGGNAGDNLTFQDTFLIHADRIYHDGIVICAIDSDVLSVSTNYSLEWTPVGKEMVITKADKNIVYEIDNTPVEELYRHYLGDEILLDFPAAVVEFPLIKTDENVVIARSIVAKTEDEGYIYAGHFKNGDRVKFAIGNVEEVLNRAKYLHNNIIASPVEATYIYSCSVRKLFIKEQLNYEFGLIEEIAPTVGFFTYGEFYHGKTKNQLLNITTTTLSLSESKSLHKKSELQERKAKSCMLKSLTNLVNISEKALNLNLVKLNQYKQILDNSAIVSKTDTKGVITYVNDAFCKVSGYSREELLGKKHNIVKHPEMDDSVFIQMWGDITSKKIWQGTIQNRAKDGHSYYVKSVIMPILDDEGNIMEYIAARTDVTDLINKDKIIKRQFEDTLTGLQNRASLLYQLSTKPTEYASLILINIDRFSDINDYFGYETGDIVLKEFANRIKNHRNQVYRISGDEFAILCEHDLADENKDMIIKMITDLENAEYRLYEDTVSIFLSCGVAYGRKSEIYKFSHMALKENKTSNKHVVFYNDNDNLDKQIKDNIRIISNIKDALKYDRFVPFFQGIVDNKSKKIVKYESLIRLKEDDGKIVSPYFFLEHAKKSRLYTRLTEVMIRKSFEKFADLEYEFSINLSLQDIESSKVVNQLIESLEKYKCGDRVVLEIVESEGIDSFEKMSEFINRVKTFGCKIAIDDFGTGYSNFSYLSKLHIDYIKIDGSLVKDIDKDESQLATVESILHFAKKMNIKTIAEFVENETIYNVLNELGVDFSQGYFFSKPQEELAD
- a CDS encoding chemotaxis protein CheW, whose translation is MKDMKSENYRYKNMNISKEIVPFIKYMDKVEDNREMLHDLSNNWNTLSLLSQLGDAGVNMSEIKNNFSTLSSELIDHLAIELLNKNINEMNFKAQVAVDIVIRNLFERTADIGFLATDDDIRNFLKNHNIKYTANYTEDLQNLKNRFIEYINKYSVYFNIVLMNTHGEILANLDDDLKLSKSQDSIIKEVLTTSKEYVETFKYHDFLPSHDKSLVYSYKVTENNDPNSEVIGILSLCFKFQDEMDEIFKNLVNTTKKEAITLLDKEGYVIATSDKYHIPLGSKLEVILNDKFKIVTFGGRDYLAKSRKTNGYQEFYGLGWYGHIMVPIDNAFEDVDNNSFEIDEDLLLYILQNGKQFSDALKNIPIQASSIQKNLNRAIWNGNIKQGNSKNQNKQFSRALMQEIRQTGENTKSIIGSSIANLTKTIVLGDSVFYADLIVDIMDRNLYERANDCRWWALTSEFRKILDSDNISDSDTQRMSDILHYINELYTVYTNIIIYDAQGVIRAVSNKDESHLIRKRIGEKWVNETIELSDSSKYCVSDFTNSNLYDEQHTYIYNAAIKSLDDQKTLGGIGVVFDSQIQFKNMIEEALPKNSDGTVKDGVFATIATKDMMVISSSYDKHQVGNHLDIDSSYFDLDVGESKSEIIVYEDKYYSLGVKCSKGYREFKGRDDDYVNNVYALFFSYISDVSDSVIQKDDEFRVQKEISFERSDNTLDIATFMIGKQWLGVDTKDVVEAVNVSELKSTIKIDPNHHFKGTLIYDDKAVMVIDIKKYLQEELKEDYKEIVIIKYGTPETYLGILVNCLEDISEVSVTNIKMLQDEIVGDGTLVDSVVFPDEASSSKDVLSVLSVDKIIKKLVRPEQSRMLHRQVA